cggagacactcatcccataaGAGGTCACGGAGACACTGATCCCATAATAGGGCAcggagacactcatcccataatagaggtcacggagacactcatcccataatagaggtcacggagacactcatcccataatagaggtcacggagacactcatcccataataGAGGTCACGGAGACACTCATCCCATCATAGAGGTCAGGGAGACACTCATCCCATCATAGAGGTCATGGAGACACTCATCCCATCATAGAGGTCATGGAGACACTCATCCCATCATAGAGGTCAcggagacactcatcccataatagaggtcacggagacactcatcccataataGAGGTCACGGAGACACTCATCCCATCATAGAGGTCACGGAGACACTCATCCCATCATAGAGGTCAcggagacactcatcccataagaggtcacggagacactcatcccataataGGGCAcggagacactcatcccataatagaggtcacggagacactcatcccataataGGGCAcggagacactcatcccataatagaggtcacggagacactcatcccataatagaggtcacggagacactcatcccataatagaggtcagggagacactcatcccataataGAGGTCATGGAGGTCagagacactcatcccataataGAGATCATggagacactcatcccataataGAGGTCATGGAGACACTCATCCCATCATAGAAGTCAcggagacactcatcccataaGAGGTCACGGAGACACTCATCCTATAATAGAGGTCATggagacactcatcccataatagaggtcatggagacactcatcccataataGAGGTCATGGAGACACTCATCCCATCATAGAGGTCATGGAGACACTCATCCCATCATAGAGGTCATggagacactcatcccataataGAGGTCATGAGACACTCATCCCATCATAGAGGTCATGGAGACACTCATCCCATCATAGAGGTCATggagacactcatcccataatagaggtcatggagacactcatcccataataGAGATCATggagacactcatcccataatagaggtcatggagacactcatcccataatagaggtcatggagacactcatcccataataaaggtcacagagacactcatcccataataGAGATCATGGACATATAAATgtcccccagcctgtctgtccCAGCGAGATATAGAGGGAGATCTGCTGCTGTTTACACTGCCTTCACAATCCACGGGTCAAATCCCTCCCCAAGCCCTACTGTTCCCCCACCCTATTGTTCCTATAGATACTCCTTCAGGCCCGGTGGGTTGGGGGATATTGTTAGGTTGAAGATACCCGGGTTAGGAGAACAGGGAAATAACATCCCACAACTCAGACTGTTAGAGGCTAGGAGGCAACAGGAAGTTATGCAGGAAGAAGTTGTCTTGTTTGAGGCCAGAGGAGGCTACACAGGAAGGAGTTGTCTTGTTTGAGGCCAGAGGAGGCTACACAGGAAGGAGTTGTCTTGTTTGAGGCCAGAGGAGGCTACACAGGAAGGAGTTGTCTTGTTTGAGGCCAGAGGAGGCTTCCAGAGGAGGCTACACAGGAAGAAGTTGTCTTGTTTGAGGCCAGAGGAGGCTTCCAGAGGAGGCTACACAGGAAGGAGTTGTCTTGTTTGAGGCCAGAGGAGGCTTCCAGAGGAGGCTACACAGGAAGGAGTTGTCTTGTTTGAGGCCAGAGGAGGCTTCCAGAGGAGGCTACACAGGAAGGAGTTGTCTTGTTTGAGGCCAGAGGAGGCTTCCAGAGGAGGCTACACAGGAAGGAGTTGTCTTGTTTGAGGCCAGAGGAGGCTTCCAGAGGAGGCTACACAGGAAGGAGTTGTCTTGTTTGAGGCCAGAGGAGGCTTCCAGAGGAGGCTACACAGGAAGGAGTTGTCTTGTTTGAGGCCAGAGGAGGCTTCCAGAGGAGGCTACACAGGAAGGAGTTGTCTTGTTTGAGGCCAGAGGAGGCTTCCAGAGGAGGCTACACAGGAAGGAGTTGTCTTGTTTGAGGCCAGACAGGAGATATATTAGGAAACAGTATAAAAAACTGATATATCAGGAGATATATTAGGAGATATTAGGAAACAGTGTTTTCAACCTGAATGGGtaacagaggagaggcagagaacaGTGagctgaggaaggagaggggtagagaggggtagagaggggaggcaggggaaggagaagggggtagagaggggaggctgggggtagagaggggtagagaggggaggcagggggaaggagaaggggtagagaggggaggctgggggtagagaggggtagagaagggtagagaggggaggcagggggtagagaggggaagacaaggggaggagagggcagaAGTGGAGAGGGGGGGcatagaaaggagaggagaaccagagcaGCTGTGTGGTCTCACCAGAAGAAGAAAACAGAAGGAAAACTGACCCTAGGACAGATTCTAACAGGAGACTGTTACCATCACTAGTTACACCCGGGTGGAcaccagacagacaacaacacctCTCCTCGAGCAGCAATGAAGCCGTGGTCCCTCTCTTCGGACGAGGTGCTGTGGTGCACCAGGTGTCAACTGGGAAGCCTTTAGGAGGATGGCTgtcctctcccccttttctccctccttctcttccttcagTTCGGGGTTATAGTCTCTGGGGTGGGGTCCAGGGGCAGGGTGGGGTACAAGGGCAGGGTGGGGTCCAGGGGCAGGGAGGGGTCCAGGGGCAGGGAGGGGGTGTGGTCAGATACAGGTGGAGGGCTGTGCAGAGGGGTGTTGCTTCCTGTTCGGGGTTATAGTCTCTGGGGCAGGGGAAGTGGTGGGTCCAGGGGCAGGGTGGGGTCCAGGGGCAGGGAGGGGGTGTGGTCAGATACAGGTGGAGGGCTGTGCAGAGGGGTGATGCTTCCTGTTCCTCAGACCACATGACTTCTCCTTGTAACCAAGACACATCTGCTGAGACACATCCACCAGGGCCGAGGCCACCGTTAGacctacacagagacagaaagtgaTGTATTAGTAACAGGAAGTGATGTATAAGTagcaagacagacagacggatggacagacagacagacagatagacaggtcgtctactggttagagcgttggactagtaaccgaatccccgagctgacaaggtacaaatctttcgttctgcccctgaacaggcagttaacccactgttcctaggccgtcattgaaaaaaataatttgttcttaactgacctgactcgttaaataaaaggtgaaaaataaaaaatgtattagcAAACAGGAAGTGATGTCTTAGGACAAATATGTTCATCATAAACCAAATGGGCCTTAggatacagtggtggctagtggcACTTTAATTTAGAAGGCAGCCATTTGCAGAAGTGAACAAGAAGGATTAGCGCTGTACGGTATAGATACACTTTTCAGATACGAAAAAAATTGTTCCGTACTCGGATACTTCTGTCAACTGTGCCTCACGTCGTCTACTAAATGAGAGAGGATCAAGTCTGTCAGCgtttctcctgtctgttgacgaGGACCTGTTGACGAGGACCTGTTGACGAGGACCTGTTGACGAGGACCTGTTGACGAGGACCTGTTGACGAGGACCTGTTGGCGAGGACCTGTTGACGAGGACCTGTTGACGAGGACCTGTTGACGAGCACCTGTTGACGAGCACCTGTTGACGAGGACCTGTTGACGAGGACCTGTCGACGAGGACCTGTCGACGAGGACCTGTCGACGAGGACCTGTCGACGAGGACCTGTCGACGAGGACCTGTCGACGAGGACCTGTCGACGAGGACCTGGACCTGTCGACGAGGACCTGTCGACGAGGACCTGGACCTGTCGACGAGGACCTGTCGACGAGGACCTGGACCTGTCGACGAGGACCTGTCGACGAGGACCTGGACCTGTCGACGAGGACCTGTCGACGAGGACCTGGACCTGTCGACGAGGACCTGTCGACGAGGACCTGGACCTGTCGACGAGGACCTGTCGACGAGGACCTGTCGACGAGGACCTGTCGACGAGGACCTGTTGACGAAGACCTGTTGACGAGGAACTGTTGACGAGGAACTGTTGCTCTGGGAGTCCGGGCTGCATCATGTTCGACTGCCCAGAAGTTAATAATCTTCAATAAATGTAACCCGGCATTAAGAAATGTTGAAACGGTTCATTAATGTTCACAAAACAATGTTTTACAATGCAAGATGACAGCGGTAGCTTCCAGCTATGTAGGCTAACTTTCCTAGCTAGCTGACGTTAACAGTACTTTGTTTGTGATGAGGCAAAAATATGCTAATTTCAAAGTTGATTGTCACCAAGAACTTGATTCATTCACTtcatcatctctttctctctctctcaagcagaGATACTGGTGAAAAATATCTCTGCCTCGTGTCAAGCTTCACCAACCGAACTTCCTGTGTGCGCAAAGCGCATAGCAAAGTGGCTCATGCATCATGAATGAAGACATTAAAGACAGCGTACAATTATATAAAATAAGAGATTGCTTCTTCTATGCAAATGATGTTGATGAGTACCATCAAATACATCCCAAATGGAAGACAAACAGACTGTGAATCATCCCAAATGGAAGAGAAACAGACTGTGAATCATCCCAAATGGAAGAGAAACAGACTGTGAATCATCCCAAATGGAAGACAAACAGACTGTGAATCATCCCAAATGGAAGAGAAACAGACTGTGAATCATCCCAAATGGAAGAGAAACAGACTGTGAATCATCCCAAATGGAAGAGAAACAGACTGTGAATCATCCCAAATGGAGGAGAAACAGACTGTGAATCATCCCAAATAGAAGAGAAACAGACTGTGAATCATCCCAAATGGAGGAGAAACAGACTGTGAATCATCCCAAATGGAAGAGAAACAGACTGTGAATCATCCCAAATGGAAGAGAAACAGACTGTGAATCATCCCAAATGGAGGAGAAACAGACTGTGAATCATCCCAAATGGAAGAGAAACAGACTGTGAATCATCCCAAATGGAGGAGAAACAGACTGTGAATCATCCCAAATGGAAGAGAAACAGACTGTGAATCATCCCAAATGGAAGAGAAATAGACTGTGAATCATCCCAAATGGAAGAGAAACAGACTGGGAATCATCCCAAATGGAGGAGAAACAGACTGTGAATCATCCCAAATGGAGGAGAAACAGACTGTGAATCATCCCAAATGGAGGAGAAACAGACTGTGAATCATCCCAAACCAGATCTGAACGCAGGGACACCCTCCTAATggagacactcatcccataataGAGATCATAGACATGTAAATgtcccccagcctgtctgtccCAGCGAGATATAGAGGGAGATCTGCTGCTGTTTACACTGCCTTCACAATACTCATTCACCTGTATTGTAGATACGCTACATCTTACACAGATATTTAATAAagatttaccattcaaatacATGATTACCATTATGCTATAGGACTACGCTATCTACACGGGGGAGATGTGTGTGtctagaggaggtgtgtgtgtctagaggaggtgtgtgtgtctagaggaggtgtgtgtgtctagaggaggtgtgtgtgtctagaggaggtatgtgtgtatagaggaggtgtgtgtgtgtagaggaggtgtgtgtgtctaggggaggtgtgtgtgtctagaggaggtgtgtgtctagaggaggggtgtgtgtctagaggaggtgtgtgtgtctagaggaggtgtgtgtgtctaggggaggtgtgtgtgtgtctagaggaggtgtgtgtgtctagaggaggtgtgtgtctagaggaggtgtgtgtgtctaggggaGTTGTGTGTGTCactgggggaggtgtgtgtgtctagaggaggtgtgtgtgagactgaggggagactggagagagacgggggagagaatggggagagactggagagactggagagagactggggagagactggggagagaatggagagactggagagagactggagagagacgggagagactggggagagactggggagagactggggagagaatggagagactggagagagactggagagagacgggagagactggggagagactggggagagacttgggagagactggggagagactggggagagactggggagagactgggggagagactggggagactgggggagagactggggagagactggggagaggctgggggagagactggggagaggctgggggagagactggggagagactggggagagattgggggagagactgggggagagactgggggagagactgggggagagactgggggagagactggggagactgggggagagactggggagagactgggggagagattgggggagagactggggagagattggggagagattggggagagattggggagagattggggagagactgggggagagactgggggagagactggggagagactggggagagattgggggagagactgggggagattggggggagagactggggagaaacTGGGGGAAGATTGGGGGGAGACTgggggacagacaggcagacagacagacagacagacagagaaaacataGACAGAAGGAGGGTATTCCTGTATCTTACCAGACTGACCGGGCGGGGGGATGCCCCCGGTGCCTCTGGGTAAACGGACAAAGATGGAGAGGACAGCGGCCTTGTTCCCAAAACAGGGCTCCAGGGCGATGGGCTTGGGCACCGtctggacaggagagagatgttagagcAGGGTGTGAATTACGGGGGAGGCAGGGGGGGCTACATCCACTGACTGAGACGTTAGCTCTCCTAAATGAGACGTTAGCTCTCCTAAATGAGACGTTAGCTCTCCTAAATGAGACGTTACCGCCCCTAAATGAGACGTTAGCTCTCCTAAATGAGACGTTAGCTCTCCTAAATGAGACGTTAGCTCTCCTAAATGAGACGTTAGCTCTCCTAAATGAGACGTTAGCTTCCCTAAATGAGACATTAGCTCTCCTAAATGAGACGTTAGCTCTCCTAAATGAGACGTTAGCTCTCCTAAATGAGACGTTAGCTCCCCTAAATGAGACGTTAGCTCCTCTAAATGAGACGTTAGCTCCCCTAAATGAGACGTTAGCTCTCCTAAATGAGACGTTAGCTCTCCTAAATGAGACCTTAGCTCTCCTAAATGAGACGTTAGCTCTCCTAAATGAGACGTTAGCTCTCCTAAATGAGACGTTAGCTCTCCTAAATGAGACGTTAGCTCTCCGTTAGCTCTCCTAAATGAGACGTTAGCTCTCCTAAATGAGACGTTAGCTCTCCTAAATGAGACGTTAGCTTCCCTAAATGAGACATTAGCTCTCCTAAATGAGACGTTAGCTCTCCTAAATGAGACGTTAGCTTCCCTAAATGAGACGTTAGCTTCCCTAAATGAGACGTTAGCTCTCCTAAATGAGACGTTAGCTCCCCTAAATACAACAAAAGAGTAGGGGGTCTCTACATTACGCTCATTTCACCATTCTCCTATTTGTTTAAAATGTAGTGGTAAATACGACATCAAAATCGTCCAAATAAAACAAACACCCCCACGTTTCTGTCATGGTTTAAACCATGTATTTCTACGTGGCGGGGCTGTCCACTCAGTATCGCTGAATTTCTCTCTCAGCTAAGCTCCTTTACCTATACATTTTGCTTTGACATTTGGTGTCTACTTCAACATTTGTTTGATTGCCTTTATTCCAACGCATTAGATTTATCCTTTGATATACTATTGTTTGCTTTTGCACGCcaaatttttccgtttttgatttgttaaaaaagtttgaaatatccacttcatgattgtgtcccacttgttgttgattcttcacaaaaaaaatacagttttatatctttatgtttgaagcctgaaatgtggcaaaaggtcgcaaagttcaagggggccgaatactttcgcaaggcactgtatttaaccaggaagggatcattgagattaaaatcgctttttcaagagcgtcctggccaagataggcagcaccaagtccttaaaaacaaattacagacagacaacatgaaaaactacaagtaatctagtagaAACCactgaattcacaagagtataaaacagcaaattaaaaccattgacaggtcagggaatcagcctcaaaatccttcaccagtgatttaaaaacaccaatatacagtgtgtgaaaaccttgtgaagacttacagaaaacgtttgacctctgtcattgccaacaaagggtatataacaaagtattgagataaacttttattattgaccaaatacttattttccaccataatttgcaaataaattcattaaaaatcctacaatgtgattttctggattttcttttctcattttgtccgtcatagttgaagtgtacctatgatgacaattacaggcctctctcatcattttaagttggagaacttgcacaattggtggctgactaaatacttttttgccccactgtatataaaatgGTATTGTATAGAATACAAACCCATACATCTCAACACAGCCAGCATGCTTCCTCCAATCAGTCTACATTAGAGGGAGCATCAAGGAGCTTGCTGGCTACAGCACCACTACACCAAGTGTTCATCTACACAAATATATTTGtacaggcatggatgtgcctaaGGGCCAAAAGGGCATGGGCGTTGTtgtatatctggagtacttttcctgtcttatccggtgtcttgtgtgaatttaagtatgctctctctaattctctctttctttctctctctcggaggacctgagctctaggaccatgcgtcaggactacctggcatgatgactccttgctgtccccagtccacctggccgtgctgctgctccagtttcaactgttctgcctgcggctatggaaccctaaactgttcatatttactcttgaggtgctgtcctgttgcatcctctacaaccactgtgatctccacccggcacagccagaagaggactggccacccctcatagcctggttcctctttacccggcacagccagaagaggactggccacccctcatagcctggttcctctctacccggcacagccagaagaggactggccacccctcatagcctggttcctctctacccggcacagccagaagaggactggccacccctcatagcctggttcctctctacccggcacagccagaagaggactggccacccctcatagcctggttcctctctacccggcacagccagaagaggactggccacccctcatagcctggttcctctctacccggcacagccagaagaggactggccaccccacatagcctggttcctctctactcggcacagccagaagaggactggccacacctcatggtccttctgtagctcagttggtagagcatggcgcttgtaacgccagggtagtgggttcgatccccgggaccacccatacgtagaatgtatgcacacatgactgtaagtcgctttggataaaagcgtctgctaaatggcatatattattattattattatattattatatatagcctggttcctctctaggtttcttcctaggttttggcctttctagggagtttttcctagccaccgtgcttctacacctgcattgcttgctctttggggttttaggctggggctatataaattgatttgatagaggactgagggtcttttaaatattgaaagtgtgtaaatagttacccatgttaatttgtaaatgtgtatatatatatttttttcatttatttttcttaattctttggggggggggggttagaataccatcaaaatgtataccttcaccaatttggccacttgggtacatttgggctacttgtgtgggacacctgggtgacttcatgataaatgtcatgtagcacactcattttggaagttatcattctgaaactttgcacaagtactgttgtcCTCTTATATTTACCACAGAAATTGTCCCcagcatcctatctgaatgtttgttttgtcttgttcattttaaagatgatgataaaaaacaacaaataaagatgtgtttttttctccattgttttatccaaaccagatctattgtgttatattctcctacattcaattcacatttacacaaacttcagagtgttttctttcaactggtaccaagaatatgcatatccttggttctgtgcctgagtgacaggctgttagatttgggtatgtcttcaggcggaaattgcacaaagtaggggggGGGAGCTCTAAGACATGAGCCCATCAActtgagtgcactgagttctatcagacagatggttagcaaaccatgcaactgcatgctctgaaagacctgcactcgacaatctctgccttagtatagcatgatcaactgtatcaaaagccttagagagatcaataaaatACTTCTGAGCTGAAGCAACGAGTATAGTGCGGCGGGTTCTCTGGCAAGCTTAGCTCACATTTTCAACAGGACCAAAGTTGACATTTTTCTTTTTTTCACGTCATTTCCATTTCGTGTGCCGTTGTTGCGTGGACTTCCCACGGAAAGAGAAGGAGCGAGAAGATGACGTCCAGGACTATTGATTACAGTGTGTGGGACCACATCGAAGTATCGGATGACGAGGATGAGACTCACCCCAATATCGACACGCCGAGCCTCTTCCGATGGAGGCATCAGGCGCGTGTGGAGAAACAGGTGGCCTtcgaggagaaaggagaggagctggagaggaaCATGGCAGAGTGTAAGAGACGTCTGGAAGAGGTGCAGTACAGAGTGAAGGAGTTAgaggaggaaggaaagaaggagggagaggaggagaggaagacggcGCTGAGCAAGGCCCAGGCCGAGGAGAAGAAATACAGAAAGGATCAACGCTTGTGGGAGAAGAAGATGGAGGAACaccggagagaggagaaaaagatgCCTTGGAACGTTGACACGCTCAGCAAAGAGGGATTCAGCAAGAGTATTTTGAACATCAAACCGGAAGTGACCGAAGAGACGGAGGAACAGAAGGAGGAGAAACACCAGACTTTTGTAGATAAACACAAGAAAGAGATCAAACACTTTGGGATGCTTCGGCGTTGGGAGGACAGTCAGAAGTACCTGTCTGACCACCCTTACCTGGTGTGTGAAGAGACGGCTAACTTCCTGGTCATCATGTGTATCGACCTGGAGGTGGATGAGAAACATGGTTTGATGGATCAGGTAGCCCATCAGACCATAGTGATGCAGTTCATCTTAGAGTTGGCTAAGAGCCTGAAGATCGACCCTCGAGGATGTTTCAGAGAGTTCTTCCAAAAGATCAAGACTGCCGACCAGCCCTATCAGGAGGCCTTTACTGATGAGCTGGAGTCCTTTAAAGAGAGAGTTCGAGGCAGAGCTAAGATCAGGATACAAAAGGCTATGGAGgagtatgaggaggaggagagacagaacagactggggccaggt
Above is a genomic segment from Oncorhynchus gorbuscha isolate QuinsamMale2020 ecotype Even-year linkage group LG10, OgorEven_v1.0, whole genome shotgun sequence containing:
- the LOC124046836 gene encoding hsp90 co-chaperone Cdc37-like, encoding MTSRTIDYSVWDHIEVSDDEDETHPNIDTPSLFRWRHQARVEKQVAFEEKGEELERNMAECKRRLEEVQYRVKELEEEGKKEGEEERKTALSKAQAEEKKYRKDQRLWEKKMEEHRREEKKMPWNVDTLSKEGFSKSILNIKPEVTEETEEQKEEKHQTFVDKHKKEIKHFGMLRRWEDSQKYLSDHPYLVCEETANFLVIMCIDLEVDEKHGLMDQVAHQTIVMQFILELAKSLKIDPRGCFREFFQKIKTADQPYQEAFTDELESFKERVRGRAKIRIQKAMEEYEEEERQNRLGPGGLDPVEVYDTLPEEMKKCFDDKDISMLQEAISKMDPMEAKGHMKRCIDSGLWVPNANTDNEEDKEEDEEEDKEDEEEAEKEGEAEEEK